Genomic segment of Bacteroidales bacterium:
AACTGTAATCATACTGGATGATGTTCCTAGCTTTTCGGGTTGCATGGTATAGGTACCTGCTCTTACACCATCTATTATAATATTATTAGAATATACAGAAGAGGTATGCGACCAAACATCGTTGGTGTTGCTAGTGGCTTCTTGACCTGGTCCTTGATGAAAAATAGCAATGCCATCAATAATACCATCGTGATCGTTGTCGAATTGAGAAAAATCGATAGAAGGATAAGCAGCATTGGCAGCATTAATGGCATCAACTGCAAGTTGTCCCCACATGCTTTGATCGCCATAATAATCGTGTGGTTGATTAACAGTAACCCATCCTATAACGGTTGAATTGATGGTAAGTTGATTATAAGATGCAGCTAAATAGTAATCTTTAAAACTTCCTGTTGCTGATTGAAAGTTGTAGCCATTTTGGTTCATTAAATTATCAAAATTTGTTTGTGTGTAAGTGGTAGAAGTGTTGTTAAAATTGACTAAAATGACAAGCATATTTACAGTTCCTGTGGTTGGGAATGCTTTTACAGATTTTTGATTTCTAATTACTGAATTTTGCTTTAGCTCTTTAATTTGTTTACTACTAAATTTAAGACCTTTATCAATATTTTGTAAAAAGGTAATTTCGTTGATGTCTCTTTGATTTATGTTTGAAGCCAACATGTTTGAAGGCATTAGCTCCCCATTATGGTCTAAAATGGCATAGGTCCATGCATTCAAGTTTGGGTTTTTGAGTAAGGTATAACCATCGGTAGTCGTAGCCCAATGAACGGTTTCGTCTCCCTTTAAAAATAAACTTAAGTTATTGCCATTGGGTTGAGCAACTTCTATTTTAGCAGGGGAAGCAGGAATGCCTCCAAAATAAGCAGTTTGACTTTTTACTATATTTAATAATAGGATAAAAGTCAATAATAGATAATAATTATTCATGATTTTTCGATTTTTTAATTTCAATAAAGGTATGAAAGAAAAAAATGAAAAAAAATGAAAAAAAGAAAAAAATTATTTACGGAAAAGAACAATTCTGAACGTAGTTCCTTGATTGATTTCTGATGATTTAACAAAAATTTTTCCTTGGTGATATTCTTCAATAATTCGTTTAGTAAGGCTAAGTCCGAGTCCCCATCCTCTTGTTTTAGTAGTATATCCGGGTTTAAAAATAATTTTTTGTTTTGATTTAGGAATGCCTTTGCCTGTATCTTTTATATCGATATAAATATTTTGAACATTATCGCGAACGGTAACTTCAATAATGCCTTTACCATTCATAGCGTCAACAGCATTTTTATATATATTTTCTAAAACCCATTCAAATAATGGGACTATTATGGGTATGCTTACTTCGGTTAATTGATTGAAATGAAGTTGATATTGAACGGACGATGAAGTGCGTTTTTGCATATAGTCGGTAACATTTTTTATTACGCTAATTATATTGGTGGTTTCTGGTTTAGCGGCGCTACCAATTTTTGAAAATCGTTCGGCAATAAGTTGCAAGCGGTTGATATCGTTTTGTATTTCTTGAAGCATTTCTTTTTCGATACTGGGAGTTGATTTCATCCATTCGAGCCAAGCCATAAGCGATGAAATGGGGGTGCCTAACTGATGTGCTGTTTCTTTTGCCATTCCCATCCAAACTTGGTTTTGTTCCGATTTTCGGATGGAGCTAAATGCTAAGTATGATATAAATATAAAAATGAAAAAAACAGCAAGTTGTATATAGGGATAGTAGCTTAATTGTGATAATATAAGTGAGTCTTTATAGTAAACAAATTGTTTTGTATTATCAGAAAGATTGATTTCAATAGGTGGATATCCATGTTTCATTTCATTTAATTGCTCATTTAAATAGAGTGGATTTGATGCTATTTTGAGTGAATCGAAGTTTCGATATGAAAGTATGCTATCGTTTTGGTCAACTACAATAACCGGAACGGTTTCGTTGTTTTTTATAACCATAAATAGAAATGAAATATCTTGATTTAAATTTTCGGTAGAGGCAAGTTGACGCATTCCTTCTGCCCATAGTTCTACTTTTTTACGTTCTTCGTATTCGAGCTTTTTAACAAGATTATTTGTAACAATGAGCGAAAAAGATGATATTATTATTGCAAAAATGAGTAATGTTGTTTTCCATAGTGTTTTGCGTGAGTATAAGTTTATTCGAAAGTTCATTAGTTAATAAGTTACGGTTGTTAATTTATGACTATTTTATGGATTTAATGTAAATCGAAGGCTAACTCCAATTTGCGTATTATAGGTTTCGAAGGTTGATGAAACTTTAGGTTTTCGAACATCGCGTTTGTAAAATAGACTTGCTGTAAAATTAGGTCCGAGTTGATAATCGGCATTGAATTCGGCTCCGATAGTTTTGTTTCCGCTTGTGAGTTGATTTTCTTGTTGATTGTTGTTGTTTTGATTTATTTTACGTATAACGGCTAAGTCGTTGCGTACATTAATATTTAGGCGTAAATTTAAGTCGCTTTTGAAGGGTTTGCCGTTTATATTAAATGCTAAATCTTTAATTCTGTACCCGGTACCAATAATGAAATCGCGTTGTTGCATTTCATTAACTTGTGTATTTGCAAGGTTAAACGATAAATTGCGTGAACGTTTGTATTCTACTTTTGCAAGTATACTGTTTTTCATGGTTATATCAAAGCTAATGAGTGGA
This window contains:
- a CDS encoding HAMP domain-containing histidine kinase, whose product is MNFRINLYSRKTLWKTTLLIFAIIISSFSLIVTNNLVKKLEYEERKKVELWAEGMRQLASTENLNQDISFLFMVIKNNETVPVIVVDQNDSILSYRNFDSLKIASNPLYLNEQLNEMKHGYPPIEINLSDNTKQFVYYKDSLILSQLSYYPYIQLAVFFIFIFISYLAFSSIRKSEQNQVWMGMAKETAHQLGTPISSLMAWLEWMKSTPSIEKEMLQEIQNDINRLQLIAERFSKIGSAAKPETTNIISVIKNVTDYMQKRTSSSVQYQLHFNQLTEVSIPIIVPLFEWVLENIYKNAVDAMNGKGIIEVTVRDNVQNIYIDIKDTGKGIPKSKQKIIFKPGYTTKTRGWGLGLSLTKRIIEEYHQGKIFVKSSEINQGTTFRIVLFRK